CGTAAACTAAGCAATAAAACAAAGAAGCCAAGAAAGGAACATACtagttgggatggccatgcaaTGCAATGACCAATAGCGTCTCTAATATAGTTCAAATTTCTGTGCGGCCGGAACAATTCAGCATCTCCACATATAAGACTGTCTATCACTACTTTGTAGCACTCCCTTCCCAGCATTGTTCCTCCGACCATTTCTAAGGGGTCTTGACTTTGAACAGTAGCATCTTGCAACACGGTTATATGGACGGACAATTCTCTTAAGAAAGACATCCCTTCCAACCTATTTCAAAATATGGCCACATCGGATTTTATTACAGAGTAGAAACTAGAACAGTTGCTACTGTTTTGTAGTAATAAAAAAGAACTAACCACATTTTCACAAGCTAATGCTGCCCTTTTGACCTTAGCATGTTTAGTTGTTCCCACATTGGCCCCTTCAATTTCAGTACGCTTGTTGTTATTGTACCTGGCCATATGCTTCTGTACCCCCTGTTACACAATAGAAGATGTTACTGTTGTCAACCTATTAGCATGCATTAGGCAACAGAGATGCATGGTGGTAATATAGTGCGTTCCAAATAAATACCATATATCCATATACAAACCTCAGCAGCAATTTGAGTGATCACAGTTGGAACTTTAGAGCGTTTACTTGTGGCTTGTTGTTTCTCCACAAcgtttttttgtcatttttggTTGCTTGGTACAATTGTGATTGTCCACATCTTTTTCTACCCCCTGTTGTACATTACATGTAGCATCAACCCTTCTCAATGAATCCTACAAGACTTAAGATATGTTACAGTTTGACTTGAAAAATGAAGTAAAATCGATGTGATTCAGCTCACCTTAGTAACATGCATATTTTGATTAACTTGCGATTCTCTGGCAACTCCTGGTTGCACCTAtattcaacaaaaaaataaagaagtttATACTGATTCCAAATAATACTAGTGCATTGACTTGAAAACTATGAAGCAAAGTCATTGTTATTCACTCACCATCCCATCATGTCTGTTATGATTAAGCTGAGATTCTTCAACAATTCTTGGTTGTACCTGTGTTTTAAATAATTCTTAATGCTACAAACAATACTAGTGCATTGACTTGAACAAGATAAAGTAAAGTCGAAGTTATTATTAGTGCATCATACTAAGCACAACTACTATCTGTTCGAGAAGAGCTTGAGCAGGGGACAAACAAAGAAGAATAAAGCAACCAACTAGCTAGGAGAAGAATAAAGCAACTAGCAAGCTAGATGGCTACCTGCATTTCATtcaccaaaaatcatattttaaactaaCATGCACCAACTTCTAGACTATTCTAGACCATGTTCTAACTTTAGAACTATTCTAGAAGTACTTCAGACGAAGGAAATGAATTAGTTTCCATTAGCTCACCTTCCTAGCATGTTTGTTCAGATTAAGCTGCAATTCTCTAGCAATTCTTGGTTGTATCTGTAttcaacaaaggaaaaaaaaccattAGATGAAACTAGACTAGCACATTGAGTTGAAAAATATGGAGAAAGGTAAATGTCATCCAAGTTACCTTCATAGCAGGCCTCTTCTGATTTAGTTGCAATGCTTCAACAATTCTTGGTTGTATCTAAAATCAAGGAAAAAAGATAGAAGTTTATAGTTCCTGAATAATAATACCAGTACAATTGAGGTTATGCAAAATGAACTACGATCTTTTACATTGTTTGAGGTGGATGAGCATGAGTGCTCCTCAGTTGGCTTGTTCAAGGAATGCCTTTGTTCAGGAGAAGTATGCTTCATAGCTTTAAATTCTGCCATTTTCTCTGCAAGTCTTCTCTCCATTCGTTCTTCAATTCTTTCTTCCAGTTGTTGCATCCCTTCTTTTAAAGCACGGACTTCTTCTTCTGCTCTATGTCTTGCTTCTCTCTCCAACTGTAAGCTTGTTCTTGCTGTTGATTTAGTTCCTGGCAAACCAAGACTTGCAGGAGTGGGACCCACACCTATTCCAATCACTCTACCTCTGTTTTCCTTACCAAGCAAGTTTGAAAGATAGTCTCCTTCTTCTATGGGTTTGTCCACAAATTCTGGCTCCTCGGTGAGTTTCTCATCAATTTTAGCCTGCATTAGTGAAGACATGGTTAGTTTCAAAAAGAGATGCAATTTGGCCTTTAATAAATTTTACTTACAATTGTTACTTCATGAGCTAGTTGTGGTCTACCATCTTTACAGGTGTATGCAACTTTGAAAACTTCTGTTCGACTAACTTTttgaccttttcttttctcctgtAGTCATGTGATTGCAGAAGGTATTAGTTCaatggaagaaaaataaatggatAGATCAATAAAATTTCTTAGCCTAACCATATCATGACGAACATTTGCTAAGCTCCTAGTTCCAATGGTGTGTACTGCAACCATTTTTGCACGATTTCCTTTTCCACGATTGGGCCTAATTGCATATATTCAATGTATGTCAATATGTTTTGCAAATCAAGAAAAGAATACAGAACATCTGAACTATGGCACTTACTTTGCCTTTCTCACTTCTCCAAAAACAAACAAGCCACTTCCAGACTTTTAGTGATATTCATATATTAGATCCATCACATATTAGATATTCGCGAACTAATTCAGTATTTAGCCAACGACAATTCATACATTTCTTGCAAGGACAAAGAATACTGTTGTCTTTTGCTGAATGAGTGAAAGCGAACTGCAAGAACTGCGCTAAGCCCTCTTCATATTCATCTGTCCACCTATTACAGTTGTCATGTTATTAATGtcacaacttttatatatgtaattccTCTAGCTAGTATAATAGTGCTTTAGTAAGTTATAGCCTTGTATTACCTAGTTTTTTTCAACCAGCTTTTGTCCATACTAGGAATCTGTACAGAAAGTGCATTCAGTCCATACATGTACCAAAAGTTCTATGCATCCATTCCAACAGTGCAAAATCACATAAAGGAAATGATAAGCTTTTAACAATATgtacaagaaagaaaatatagatGATTTTCCATATGTTCAGAAATTACCTCTGTAAAAATAATTGCTGAAGCTAGTTGGCAGCAGGGAGTGGGAAAGCAAATAGGTCACAGGTTGACATCAAATAGCTATGTTTCCTCTGGTGCAGTAGAAACCTGAATAAATCAATTGCATAAAAattaatatgtcacatccatgGTACTAAAAATAGCCCACATATCACAAAGAATCCTAACAAGATAACCAAATACAAGTACATGCAGTATAACGTAACCTAGAATAATACTCGGGATCGATTATCAACACAAAATCCAAAGAACCAATCATGAAGCATTCCAACTAACATGATCAGAGAACAGGAAATTAAATAAACATAGCTATCTTAAACTGttgctatctttttttttttgaatgggtTGTTGCTATCTATTTAGGAGAACTATAAATTGTATTTGGTGGAGAAGTGGATTTGACAAGAAATAGCTACTTTTGGAAACAACAGTAATAAAAACTAGtactgatttttttcttcttttgttcttgattggtTCTGCACAAATGAAAAGCACTCAAGCTCTTTAGGAAGGGCCTGATGTTCAAGGCCACAACAATGCCAAGCTTCTACCACAAAGCTCCTTTTCCCAGCCTAAATACAAGACAAGAATACTTTCTTGACTTATCTACCTCATTGCATCTAATCTTCAGAAGGAAAAAATAGTAGAAGAAAATAATAGTTTCAACACCACTTTTCCCTGAACATACGGATTACTGATGAACAACCAAACGATGAATGGAAGGGAGCTACTCTAGATCACTGTATGCTGAGTTCTTAGTTCTAGGTCAAGGGCAGCTGCTCAGGCACTGCAGcactgtcgccgccgcagctgtcGCAAGACGATtagggagggaaggaaggagaCCATGGAAGACATGAAGATTTGGGGGCTAGCCCAGCAAAACACATGGATTTGGGGCAGGTAATCCCCTCGATTTGGAGCAGCACAGCAacagaaaacaaaagagaagcaACGATGGTCAGATTAATCACCTGAGATGGTTCTCTGCTGCACGCGAGCGAGATGGAGGTGGATCCTCTGCCGCCGCACGGCACAGGTGGGTGCGAGGTCAAAATGGCGGcgtgggtggaggaggaggaggaggaggaggaggaagaagaaggtcaGAATGGTGAAGCTCACGAGAGCCGTTAGATCGATCGTGATTGGACGGTGGATAAGGGGTCACGGTGGAAACAGGagggaatattaaaaaaattggaggaactgtgaaaaaagaagagggaaaatgaaaaaattggAGGGAATTTCACACATtaagcagaaaaaaaattggtagcCTAATTTTTTTTCGAGGCTCTATTAGGTGAGACAAGCTTGGTCTGCCTCAATTTTAGTATTTGAGGCTACACCATTGCCTCAAAAAGTATTATTGAGGCAACACATTAAGTCCGCCTCAAAAATTTGCCTCAAAATATTTGAGGCTGGCACATCTGCCTCAACAAAGGAAACTGAGGCCAACGTCTCTgcctcaaaataagtttttgagaCAGTGTTCTTTAATCCGCCTCAAATAGGTTGCCTCAAATTGCTTACCGTGCTGTAGTGTATAATGAGCAACTAGAAACATATGCATCATTAACGtacttattatttattattcaaACAAAGAGTTAATAATTTGGTAGATTTTGACTCTGTTTTGGAATTACAGCTATAAACATCACTCAAATATTGAACAAATATTGAGCAGTAGATATTTCTTTCAGAAGTCAAATTAGATATTCAGAGTACATTGCAAAATCTAAAAAGCTTCAGCTATTAGTGGGGTCAGCATTAGCTTTGGAACTGAAGAACAAGATTCTCGAGAATGTAGAAAAAACTGAAGAACAAGCAGATCGTACAATATAACATCAAGAACAAAAGTCTCATCGTTTTGCAGACTAGATGAATAAGTctcagaaaacaaataaaagaaatctTGCACCGCAGTGATCGAGTCCTATATTTCATCTCCGTATTTTGAATCACGCCACCAAATATTCAGTGTCCAGCTAGTACAGGTAGCTCTCAAATTAACTGATGTAGCAACCAGTTTTCATAATAAATTCTAGAGCACAAACAGAGCTATCGAACAGTAAAAGCCTCATTACATAACATTTTTTGGTAAACAACATGATTACTAATGCAAAAACTGAGAAGTCCTTCAAGATCAACAATTCAATTCACAGAAAGAATTCCTTGGCCTTGAGAAAAAGAACAACAAACCATTAGGAAAAATACAACAACTTCGCATGCATGATGACGCATAATCTGATCCGAGActatgaggaaaaaaaatacaacaattaCCTATCAAGTATCTTCTTCATGTGATAAGACCATCTATAGAGAAGTGCCTGGAACATTTGAAAAACAATTAACTACATAAACTCCACTGGCACTGTTATACGCTAATAGTTTTCACACAAAAGGGGATAGACGTACAATCAACTCTCATCCAATCCTATAGACAAATGAGAGAGACTCAACAATCTCAGGTTTCAATCTACTTCTGTAGTCATTGATTATCCTCCCTCCTGTACTGAAAGCATTTTTCAAATGGAACCATAGATGCTGGAATGGCTAACACATCATGTGCTATCCGTGAGAGTATAGGATATTTTAGTGAGTTTACCTTCCACCAGGTTAAGATATCAAAATCATCAACTCGAGGCAGTATATCTTCTTTATAGTATAGCTCAAGCTCATTAAAGAGCAATTGTGTTTACTTGTTCGCTCAAGAATTTATCCCAATCAGCATGGCGCACATTCTCTTGCAAAATGCCTGCTTCAACATCACTTCTTCCACCAGTCAATTCATTGTTTTGGTCATTCACTTTTGGTGAATAATCAGAGAAAAGTTGTTCAATTGCCTTCTTGACCTCGCTCAACTTATATATTGGCCTCATCTCCAAAAGCTTTGCTCAAAGCGAAATTTCACATATGAATACTTAAACCTTGGGTCTAAAATCACAGGAATAGACAAATTTAAGTATGAAATATTCCAATAATCTTGGAACTTTCGCTTCATAACTTCCACCATTCTCACAATTCCTGCATCTTCATTTGTGTAATCTTGATCAAGTGTTGACTTTGTaagatcaatgtgtgttttgattcttattctgtgatgaacaattggcatctgtgattattggttttgatatttggaattttatcttcgaagtggttttggagatgatagattttcaggtgatgaataGGGTTTGCAGTTTTTGTCAGGACTGCTCAACACAAGccgatctgaccggccgactttgtgtcagtttcggtttcgggttgtttctttggatatccgtgattgtttcatgattatggcttctagatggatactatacgtatgtaatactgttgtttgctactaatgagtcaagttggggatagcttggtctcggaatatggtttctttgtttatttcatgtgtagatgactcgatgcctcgggagagtatttgcggtgatggaccgggagtcgacttggtggtaagacgatgtccgtggtggtcagatatcatgcaggatacttaggctagagttgatgcacgtggttggtgaagattccatatggcatacgatggaggtattgtatGCATATGGGATgtggagttgaatttggaaggagtccaattttggtatgattggttatggaaagtttgtttcttgtactagagggtttcctagggGGATTAGGACTTTTAgaatgagtttggttcgtggctttaggctgcgtaccttatgtataaatagagggggagcatgagaggcttcccggtatcgcttttgagaacaattgagttgctagttttgctagggttttgagtttagtcgagatttttgtaaggagtgttgttgatgcactttgtaaacacagagagaagcaataaagttgtcatctactttgagagttcttcaatttgtgtttcatcgggttcggtggtctaaccggcgacataCCGGCGGTTAGATCGACAgtagcggcggtcagaccggtggaggagcggcggtcagaccggcggcgacatcaGGCGTggcagctgatctcggcggtcagactAGAGATATAATCTCGGTTAGACCGACGGCTTCCAGTGGTCAGACCAGCACATCTACTTCGGTCAGATCacgatccgtcgaatttgagggtaacttttatttccgctaaaagtttgggttttgggcataccaaccattcacccccctctggttggcttagttcttatgattcgatcctacagacTTGATTGCCCAGATTTCACCAAAGTAACGATTTGAGGTGGGCTATTTTGTTCCAGAGACAACATTGGTAGAATCATAGAATACCTTTAAGAATGTGCAAACATCCGCTTTCCACTCCTCATCTGATGGATTATACTTGAAATTGATATCTTGCAACTTCAGCTCAACAAATGCAGCTTTAAATTCTAAAGCACAATCCAGCATCACATAAGTGTAATTCCATATAATTGTGACATCATGGCATGGCGGTCTTTCATATGTAATTCCAACTTGCACAATTATGACTTCAAAATGCTCTATGGGAGATTCTAAACCTTTTATATATTTGACACCCTCTCTTATGTTCTGCACTGTGGCACCAAGTTTCTTCATTCCAACTTgcacaataatatttataacaagTGTTATACAACGCACATGAAATAGTTTACCCATGCCAGGAAGAAACTTTTTCCGTAGCAAATTACCTTTCAACATCTCAATCATGGAAGTGTTAACTGCAGCGTTCTCCAATGTTACATTAAATAATTTGTCTTCGATGTTCCATTTCTGGACGCACTTCAGCATAACAGTAAACATGCACTGTGCTGTATGGGTTGATTCCATTATAAAGAAAcctaataattattttctcaattttCCACTCCCTATTGATGTAATGGCATGTTACACATAAGTATCCCATCATTTGATTCAATGTCCACATATCAGCAGTCAATGAAACTCTAGAACTGCAGTTCTTTAAAATCTCTCGTAAGGCTAATTTTGATTTCTCGAAGATTTTCATACAGTGAGCTCTAATAGTTGTTCTTGAAAACCATCTTAAACAGAGGATTCAGATTGTAAACAAATTCTCTAAATCCAACATAATCCATAAGGGAAAATGGAAGTTCATGTAAAACAATCATGTGAAGCAACTTCTGACGAGAGACCTTGGGAACAAAGTCCCAATCTTGCAAGGTCCGTGCATCAGGTTCTAAAGTGACTTGTGCCTATATTTTCCTTACCAGTTAAAAGTATATCACAGTGCATACGTTTTGCTTTAGTCATTTTTTCACCAACAAAAACTGGCTGAAATTCTTTCCAAGCATCAGATTTGAGTCTTTTCATTTTATCTCTAATCTGGGGAGCTACATAAAAAATGGGAACTATATGTTATCTTACAAGGAACTAAACTGTGACAATACTTAATTTTTAAGATTAagctgtaggatcgaatcaaacaaaacccaaacttttagcggaaataaaagttaccctcaaattcgacggatcacggtctgaccgaaatagtagcgccggtttgaccgcctgGTAGCCGTCGGTCTCACCGAGCGTGTATCTCCAATCTAACCACCGAGATCAGCTCCTGTCGCCTATcgtcaccgccggtctgaccgtcgttgctccaccggtctgaccgtcgccttgtcgtcggtctgaccgccgatgagatgccggttagaccgccgaactcgataaaacacaaattgaagaactctcaaagtagatgaaaactttattgcttctatctatgtttacaaagtgcaacaacaacactccttacaaaatttCGACTAAATATGAaacctaactaaactatcaactcaattgctctaaTCTCCAAAGCGATacagggaagcctcacgctccctttctatttatacatgaggtagacAGCCTAAGgcatgaaccaaactcatattAGAAGTCCTATCCTAATCCCCataggaaaccttctcgtacaagaaacaaactttacataactagtcataccaaatttggactccttccaaattcgactccgcatcccatacgcacacaatacctccatcgtatgccacaTGGAATCATCACCAACCACgttgtcgaaacatgaattcggcaataataaaaggggtagcgcacgagacctaaaagtagatggatgtggagacaaggatttagacaggttcaggccctctcaatgagaggtaataccctactcctatttggggatttgaatccaccaggtgtagtatagatctgacgatctggttgtgtctcatgccccctagagggcctcctgcccaccttgcataggatggggggcagggttacaagatagaaaccttaaccaatacggtatcggtttcctaaatctactttacaatcttatcaaaccagaaCTTTAGGCCGTaccataatatacaaggaaacgtaatacccaagtcatgatccgttatatatttcatagatataagttatcccctatatcagtcggataaccatgccgtgtgggtatggggtacccataatctctaCAGTAGCCCttgagacctttacagtcgaaaagataatcttctctcgaactagattactccaaggctgagtgcttcaatcatcttcgccatgatctcccgagtacttttaccaaatcagaagactgtggagggctgaaaaataaagtcagatgcatcgactagatgcacctaataggtgtagcccccgactatgtggttagttgaacaaactaagcatatagtcaaggaataaataatccaaccaactgagtggtttttaataattatagtcaaccaagggacttgatattaatatatagcatatgcgatGTGAACCCTcgaataacatgatccaagtgatatatcgactgctttgtaaactatgatgcgtgcaacctaaagttgactacatcattgaaaattcacatagcaaaatagTTATAAGAAGAGCTTgatgttgtgaataaagaaatttccaaagtattaggcacacaccatgcgcacactgctttaacagatgtgcttaagtccctaaaagacacatggtttcaccacacctggaaatatatggcatatgtggtgtaacatccgagtaaataaactcataaggatttaccaaccgtctggaaaatgaccaaaatatataatcagcctaagccacaATAtgggtcaataaaaatgcacacttacgtggcaaaaagcaatgatattgtatccaatcaattgcttgataaacccaaacaacgccttgactatataaaaaagtcagcggagcagctatataaagctttactgttcgacaccttttaaaatgcattataccaactcctaaaaagttgagtaactgtggtataaaaggattttaaggtattgggcacttgatcacgcgcactttggcctaagcaaaaagtacctaagtccctaaaagaacgtgacaggccacacctgaaaatatgggctacagacatattaggcctaggccaaaaaatatgccttcgacaccctttaaaggatgacgcatgtaacatgctctcaagtaataaatcttccgggtgatatagaccaagtgtagctcatacgAATAGCTTTtaatctgagtgattatcccttatgggatactccaaaatagatataatattaaatcccgactggcgcaagtattcggttgataacccttacggggaataataaatagtccagtctttgagcatagaaaatagacccatgatcatgaattcatgttgcatgtatccggaacaagtccaaattgaaggtatgatacttgtgtttgagcaAGTAAGCCCCTGATcgtatagcttgtccttctgtcgtagtcacaatggtccattgatggtagctgacgcagttggcatagagacaagatgaccaatatagagataatattgcccaccagaggtggcaaaaatattggtggtagtgaagatagtgataccaatcaaaagtgatgaagttgcacaACCGtagaggcgaagaaaccagtcggcagcagtcaggtcagctagcaatgaagatgaaggcgcctggcgataaagttgtgtagccatggcagcgaaataATTAGTCGGTGATAGACGAGgcagctggtgaagaagatgaagatgcccattAGTGGTGACATAATAAGCCATTCGTGAAGGCGAGGATACCGGTCGGTGGTGACGAAAGCAAGCcgacggtgaagatgtagacacgcATCAAAGGCAATGatgaaatccaccaatcatgaagatgaagaaaatagtcggcgacgaTAAACGCAACTGATAGTAATGATGATAAGCAGCAATAACAGATGATCGACTATGATGAtgaagttgcccatcaaacaACAGTAGAATAGGCTATGTTGAATAGGCTTGATAGgatattgatgaagatgacgctGTTGGTGACCCAGTCAATAGCAGTGTAGCAACCGATGATAATGATGAAGACGCTCATCAGcgtttgcatagtaggtcaaccgtgaaggcAAAATAACAAGTCAGCAATGAC
The Oryza glaberrima chromosome 8, OglaRS2, whole genome shotgun sequence DNA segment above includes these coding regions:
- the LOC127783333 gene encoding uncharacterized protein LOC127783333; this encodes MVAVHTIGTRSLANVRHDMEKRKGQKVSRTEVFKVAYTCKDGRPQLAHEVTIAKIDEKLTEEPEFVDKPIEEGDYLSNLLGKENRGRVIGIGVGPTPASLGLPGTKSTARTSLQLEREARHRAEEEVRALKEGMQQLEERIEERMERRLAEKMAEFKAMKHTSPEQRHSLNKPTEEHSCSSTSNNIQPRIVEALQLNQKRPAMKIQPRIARELQLNLNKHARKVQPRIVEESQLNHNRHDGMVQPGVARESQVNQNMHVTKDSLRRVDATCNVQQGVEKDVDNHNCTKQPKMTKKRCGETTSHK